A window from Deinococcus sp. Leaf326 encodes these proteins:
- a CDS encoding serine hydrolase: MISPRTSERLGRHLLTSGVSGASAAVVRPGEVVWSAGAGRLASGADITAATPFMLGSVSKVVTGTLVMQLVEQGLLDLDGDINRVLSFVVHLPCGGAPITLRGLASHTSGIVDRNPEYASPYGPGDPQQSLADFLRSYLTPDGAEYDPQGNFGPAGTYAYSNVGVALAALAAEHRMGRSFADLCSASLFGPLGLRNTGWFLRDFADQLLIAEPRDDAGRVLPHYGYPTYPDGQLRSSAADLGQFLATVLAGGVWDRVRVLRPDTLDRMWETQHSAPQEDQLLFWTRKQGLIGHLGGDDGVLTFLYLHPHRAVGLVLLTNQQTAEARALGRTLVREVLLDPSGLL, from the coding sequence GTGATCTCCCCCCGCACTTCCGAACGGCTCGGCCGGCACCTCCTGACAAGTGGCGTCTCCGGCGCTTCCGCCGCCGTCGTCCGGCCCGGAGAAGTGGTGTGGAGCGCGGGCGCAGGCCGCCTGGCCTCGGGGGCCGACATCACGGCCGCGACCCCGTTCATGCTCGGTTCGGTCAGTAAGGTCGTAACCGGGACCCTCGTCATGCAGCTCGTCGAGCAGGGCCTGCTCGATCTGGACGGCGACATCAACCGCGTCCTGTCCTTCGTGGTGCACCTTCCCTGCGGCGGCGCGCCGATCACGTTGCGCGGGCTGGCCAGTCATACCTCGGGAATCGTCGACCGGAACCCGGAGTACGCCTCGCCCTATGGTCCAGGGGACCCGCAGCAGTCGCTCGCGGACTTTCTGCGGAGCTATCTCACGCCGGACGGCGCCGAGTACGACCCGCAAGGCAATTTTGGGCCAGCGGGCACCTACGCCTACAGCAACGTCGGGGTGGCCCTCGCTGCCCTGGCGGCCGAGCACCGGATGGGCCGGTCCTTCGCCGATCTGTGCTCCGCGTCGCTGTTCGGGCCCCTGGGGCTGAGGAACACGGGCTGGTTTCTGCGCGACTTCGCGGACCAGTTGCTGATCGCCGAGCCGCGCGACGACGCAGGCCGGGTCCTGCCCCACTACGGCTACCCGACGTACCCGGACGGCCAGTTGCGCTCGTCAGCCGCCGACCTCGGGCAGTTTCTGGCGACGGTGCTGGCCGGCGGCGTCTGGGACAGGGTCCGGGTGCTGCGCCCAGACACCCTGGACCGGATGTGGGAGACGCAGCACTCCGCACCCCAGGAGGACCAGCTGCTGTTCTGGACCCGCAAGCAGGGACTGATCGGTCATCTCGGGGGGGACGACGGGGTGCTCACCTTTCTCTATCTGCATCCGCACCGGGCCGTGGGGCTCGTGCTCCTGACCAACCAGCAGACGGCCGAGGCCCGGGCGCTGGGACGGACCCTCGTCCGGGAGGTGTTGCTGGACCCCAGCGGCCTGCTCTGA
- a CDS encoding ferritin-like domain-containing protein, which produces MGLFGLGVKLKDLQDLYVEQLRDLYSAETQLLGALPQMEAAATAPELKQGFADHLEETRIQVQRLETIFQDLGEKPGGHTCKAMEGLVAEGSDMIGEKANAAVKDAGLIAAAQRVEHYEIAGYGTVATYARVLGHQQHLELLRLTENEEKAADSKLTGFAQEINLEAAQA; this is translated from the coding sequence ATGGGACTATTCGGCCTGGGCGTGAAACTGAAGGATCTGCAGGATCTCTACGTCGAGCAACTCCGTGATCTCTACTCGGCGGAGACGCAACTCCTTGGGGCGCTGCCGCAGATGGAGGCGGCGGCCACGGCCCCCGAGCTCAAGCAGGGGTTCGCCGATCACTTGGAGGAGACCCGGATTCAGGTACAGCGTCTGGAGACCATCTTCCAGGACTTGGGCGAGAAACCCGGCGGCCATACCTGCAAGGCCATGGAAGGACTGGTGGCCGAGGGCAGCGACATGATCGGCGAGAAGGCCAACGCGGCGGTCAAGGACGCCGGCCTGATCGCGGCGGCGCAGCGCGTCGAGCACTATGAGATTGCCGGCTACGGAACGGTCGCCACTTATGCCCGCGTCCTGGGTCACCAGCAGCATCTGGAACTGCTGCGTCTGACCGAAAACGAGGAGAAGGCGGCGGACAGCAAGCTCACCGGCTTCGCGCAGGAGATCAACCTTGAGGCCGCTCAGGCTTGA
- a CDS encoding RraA family protein yields the protein MTLSTEERRDLRQRYLKVDTANVADILDELGHTDLGLSADFWPIRQRLEKMAGWAYTIRGQLTPYPGTGDPKKMEAVGGIGPDELSVWSGGGAEGICFFGELIARGMQYRGSVGALVDGGIRDIEWLDRMDYPVFARYRTPVQSIGRWQVNAWQVPVYLPGATSKHVTVRPGDFILADFDGAIVIPAELAAEVLVKAEALTEKESQIRADLEAGATLPDVLARYGHV from the coding sequence GTGACCCTGAGCACCGAAGAACGCCGCGACCTGCGGCAACGCTACCTGAAGGTCGACACGGCCAACGTCGCCGACATCCTCGACGAACTCGGCCACACCGACCTGGGCCTGAGCGCCGACTTCTGGCCGATCCGCCAGCGCCTGGAGAAGATGGCCGGCTGGGCCTACACCATCCGGGGCCAGCTCACGCCGTATCCCGGCACTGGGGACCCCAAGAAGATGGAGGCGGTCGGCGGCATTGGCCCGGACGAGCTGAGTGTCTGGAGCGGCGGCGGGGCCGAGGGCATCTGCTTTTTCGGCGAACTGATCGCGCGCGGCATGCAGTACCGGGGCAGTGTGGGCGCCCTCGTCGACGGCGGCATCCGGGACATCGAGTGGCTCGACCGTATGGATTACCCGGTCTTCGCGCGCTACCGCACGCCGGTGCAGTCCATCGGGCGCTGGCAGGTCAACGCCTGGCAGGTGCCGGTCTACCTGCCGGGAGCAACCTCCAAGCACGTGACTGTCCGGCCCGGCGACTTCATCCTGGCGGACTTCGACGGGGCCATCGTCATTCCGGCGGAACTGGCCGCCGAGGTCCTCGTCAAGGCCGAGGCCCTGACCGAGAAGGAAAGCCAGATCCGCGCCGATCTGGAAGCCGGAGCCACGCTGCCGGACGTCCTCGCGCGCTATGGGCACGTATGA
- a CDS encoding SDR family oxidoreductase, translating into MNLFPTPTSALVTAASSGLGFATAMELAREGASVALCSRDLARAQAAAQEITAATGAAVVALEADVRDAEACRRVVEEAAGALGGLNVLVCNAGGPAPGGFERFDDAAWTEAFELTLMSTVRLTRAALPHLRAGGGRILTIVSSSVKRPLPNLTLSNVLRPAVHGLMKSLSTELAPDIAVNCIAPGRVLTERIQELDEARASREGRTWEEVRAQTEREIPLGRLGDPAEFGRVAAFLCSPAASYITGSTVLVDGGAVTNL; encoded by the coding sequence ATGAATCTCTTTCCCACGCCGACCTCGGCGCTCGTCACGGCGGCCAGCAGTGGCCTGGGCTTCGCCACGGCCATGGAACTGGCCCGCGAGGGGGCCTCGGTGGCCCTGTGCTCCCGTGACCTGGCCCGCGCCCAGGCGGCAGCCCAGGAGATCACCGCGGCCACCGGCGCGGCTGTCGTCGCCCTGGAGGCCGATGTCCGTGACGCCGAAGCCTGCCGCCGGGTGGTCGAGGAGGCCGCCGGCGCGCTCGGGGGCCTGAACGTGCTCGTCTGCAACGCCGGAGGGCCGGCGCCCGGCGGGTTCGAACGTTTCGACGACGCGGCCTGGACCGAGGCCTTCGAGCTCACGCTGATGAGCACGGTGCGCCTCACCCGCGCGGCCCTGCCGCACCTGCGGGCCGGAGGCGGGCGCATCCTGACGATCGTGAGCTCCAGCGTCAAGCGGCCCCTCCCGAACCTGACCCTCTCGAACGTGCTGCGGCCCGCCGTGCACGGCCTGATGAAGTCGCTGAGCACCGAACTGGCCCCCGACATCGCGGTCAACTGCATCGCGCCGGGCCGCGTCCTCACCGAACGCATCCAGGAACTCGACGAGGCGCGCGCCTCCCGCGAGGGCCGGACCTGGGAAGAGGTCCGGGCGCAGACCGAGCGCGAGATTCCGCTCGGCCGCCTGGGCGACCCGGCCGAGTTCGGGCGGGTGGCGGCCTTCCTGTGTTCTCCGGCGGCCTCGTACATCACCGGCAGCACGGTGCTTGTGGACGGCGGGGCGGTGACCAACCTGTGA
- a CDS encoding ATP-binding protein yields the protein MSAVTSPPLLNQLLTVTHALAGVDQVEAIFPVVLSTAQQGLMALAGAIFLPNADQTRLERMVARADRIDVPSIWQDGPIQASSPASVSFVSGKSQYFPSKGDLARAYPNLEAQTGQIAPVGSAVIPISSQNQVLGVLVLDFEEPHHFTPEEQLFLEILASLSGQVLVRLKMTAQLRHQEHLLRSIVERSPTPIAVGTKDGQVSLVNDAYLELTGLTRGAFERGEINWYTTTLPEFRAQDTQFVRQVLQNGVTPTYEKVLQRPDGERREVQLTIMRYSADSDTAILGYFVDLTAQRAVQHALERHSELLEAQVQQRTQEIQARDAELASFNLGISHDLRAPVRRIKSFAELLLRQADDLPEKARTYIDYIGLSTERMTGLLDGLLSLSQASQAPLQKAPVDLDALVKAGQTDTQLQYPEREIVWQTEPLPQVWGDAPSLERVITNLLSNAAKYSQHSAEVRIRIWSERTPEGWAIKVTDQGAGFNDEYREQLFGLFQRLHAEREFQGIGVGLATVLRIVSRHGGTVLAENNPGNGATFGFVLPDPEA from the coding sequence ATGTCTGCGGTCACCTCGCCCCCTCTCCTGAATCAACTGCTGACGGTGACGCACGCCCTGGCCGGGGTCGATCAGGTCGAAGCCATTTTTCCGGTCGTTCTCTCGACGGCCCAGCAGGGCCTGATGGCGCTGGCCGGAGCCATCTTCCTGCCCAACGCGGACCAGACACGTCTGGAGCGGATGGTGGCGCGGGCCGACCGCATAGACGTGCCCTCGATCTGGCAGGACGGCCCCATCCAGGCCAGCTCCCCCGCCAGCGTCAGCTTTGTGAGTGGAAAGTCGCAGTATTTTCCTTCTAAGGGTGACCTCGCGCGCGCCTATCCGAACCTCGAAGCGCAGACCGGACAGATCGCGCCTGTGGGCAGCGCCGTCATTCCGATCAGTTCGCAGAATCAGGTGCTCGGCGTCCTGGTGCTCGACTTCGAGGAGCCGCACCACTTCACGCCTGAAGAGCAGTTGTTCCTCGAAATCCTGGCGTCCCTGAGCGGTCAGGTGCTCGTCCGCCTCAAGATGACGGCCCAGCTCCGGCATCAGGAACATCTGCTGCGCAGCATCGTCGAACGTTCGCCGACGCCTATCGCCGTAGGGACGAAGGACGGTCAGGTCAGTCTGGTCAACGACGCCTACCTAGAGCTTACGGGTCTGACCCGCGGTGCCTTCGAGCGCGGCGAAATCAACTGGTACACCACCACTCTGCCGGAGTTTCGGGCGCAGGACACCCAGTTTGTGCGCCAGGTGCTGCAGAACGGCGTCACACCGACCTACGAGAAGGTACTTCAACGGCCCGACGGAGAGCGCCGGGAAGTGCAGCTCACCATCATGCGCTACTCGGCCGACAGCGACACGGCCATCCTGGGCTACTTCGTCGATCTCACGGCCCAGCGCGCTGTCCAGCATGCGCTCGAACGCCACAGCGAGCTGCTCGAGGCCCAGGTTCAGCAGCGTACCCAGGAAATTCAGGCACGCGACGCGGAACTCGCCAGCTTCAATCTGGGCATCTCGCACGACCTGCGCGCGCCCGTGCGCCGGATCAAGAGCTTCGCCGAGCTGCTCCTCCGGCAGGCCGACGACCTGCCGGAAAAAGCCCGCACCTACATCGACTATATCGGCCTCTCGACCGAGCGCATGACCGGACTGCTCGACGGGCTGCTCTCGCTGTCGCAGGCTTCTCAGGCGCCGCTGCAGAAGGCCCCCGTGGACCTCGACGCCCTGGTGAAGGCGGGCCAGACCGATACCCAGCTCCAGTATCCCGAGCGGGAGATCGTCTGGCAGACCGAGCCGCTTCCGCAGGTCTGGGGAGACGCGCCGAGTCTGGAGCGCGTCATCACCAACCTGCTCTCGAATGCGGCGAAATACTCGCAGCATTCTGCAGAAGTGCGTATTCGGATCTGGAGCGAGCGCACACCGGAGGGCTGGGCCATCAAGGTGACGGACCAGGGGGCGGGGTTCAACGACGAATACCGGGAACAGCTGTTCGGGTTGTTTCAGCGCCTGCACGCGGAACGGGAGTTCCAGGGCATCGGGGTGGGCCTGGCGACCGTCCTGCGTATCGTTTCCCGGCATGGGGGAACGGTGCTGGCCGAGAACAACCCTGGCAACGGGGCGACATTCGGCTTCGTGCTCCCGGACCCCGAAGCCTGA
- a CDS encoding aminopeptidase: MTGAGKAYDPERHARLMVEYCIDAQPGDRVLVACTTLALPLVEEIHRALLERGAQPVLRLEYPSQQEDFIRLAPDALLDHLHPADLADIESVQSSIRILTPLGPGGQDPARQARHTRTLKPVATARAQRRWTLTLYPTPDGAQMAGMSQEDYEQFVSRALFLDRPDPVAAWNGVREQQAGLIERLAAAQEVRIVAPGTDLRLNVAGRQWVNSDGKRNMPSGEVFTGPHEDSAEGYIHYDLPTTFQGQRVRDIRLRFEGGRVTEASAEEGNDALQAALLMDGGAQYVGELGIGTNSGIQQPSMNILFDEKISGTVHLALGNSYPETGGTNQSALHWDMIRDLRPGGEILLDGEPIQRDGNFC; this comes from the coding sequence GTGACGGGGGCCGGCAAGGCATACGATCCGGAGCGGCACGCCCGGTTGATGGTCGAGTACTGCATAGACGCCCAGCCGGGCGACCGGGTGCTCGTGGCCTGCACGACCCTGGCGCTTCCGCTCGTCGAGGAGATTCACCGGGCGCTGCTCGAACGGGGCGCGCAGCCGGTCCTGCGGCTCGAGTACCCGTCCCAGCAGGAGGACTTCATCCGGCTGGCGCCCGACGCCCTCCTCGACCACCTGCACCCGGCCGACCTCGCGGACATCGAGAGTGTGCAGTCCAGTATCCGCATCCTCACGCCGCTGGGACCCGGCGGCCAGGACCCTGCGCGCCAGGCCCGCCACACGCGCACCCTGAAGCCGGTCGCCACGGCGCGCGCGCAGCGCCGCTGGACCCTCACGCTCTACCCGACCCCCGACGGCGCGCAGATGGCCGGCATGTCGCAGGAAGACTACGAGCAGTTCGTCAGCCGCGCCCTGTTCCTGGACCGGCCCGACCCGGTGGCGGCCTGGAACGGTGTCCGGGAGCAACAGGCGGGTCTCATCGAACGGCTCGCCGCCGCCCAGGAAGTCCGCATCGTGGCTCCGGGCACCGATCTGCGCCTGAACGTCGCGGGCCGGCAGTGGGTGAACAGCGACGGTAAGCGCAACATGCCCAGCGGCGAGGTCTTCACCGGGCCTCACGAGGACAGCGCCGAGGGCTATATCCACTATGACCTGCCCACGACCTTCCAGGGTCAGCGGGTCCGGGACATCCGGCTGCGCTTCGAGGGCGGCCGGGTCACCGAGGCCTCGGCCGAGGAAGGCAACGACGCCCTCCAGGCCGCCCTGCTGATGGACGGAGGCGCCCAGTACGTCGGCGAACTGGGCATCGGCACGAACAGCGGCATCCAGCAGCCCAGCATGAACATCCTCTTCGACGAGAAGATCAGCGGCACGGTGCACCTCGCGCTGGGCAACAGCTACCCCGAGACGGGCGGCACGAACCAGTCGGCCCTCCACTGGGACATGATCCGTGACCTGCGGCCGGGCGGCGAGATTCTGCTCGACGGGGAACCTATCCAGCGGGACGGAAACTTCTGCTGA
- a CDS encoding glycosyl hydrolase family 18 protein — protein MFAPLLVCAPLLAVCSPAPPERGVVGTYYATLGDAPPRLRDIDPNYNLIYLFSAVGAPGRPAGTLSFRPPSDVNGAWTNWVADLQHVRAVQKRRVLLSVGGAGHPLRLTDRAVSTAFVNSVDRLYAAWKGFDGLDLNTFEGGAAPNTPEFIWVGRELKRRHPGFLITAPPAPWNPVDQRFCAAMLRAGALDYCAPQYYDGPDLNDPAYLLGNIRTWTELLGPEHVVVGFGVHGGLKHYWTVDSAAAAFQQVRAHFPAIRGVFGWRLDWDARQGYPFARRFGPLVR, from the coding sequence ATGTTCGCCCCCCTGCTGGTCTGCGCGCCCCTTCTGGCGGTCTGCTCCCCCGCCCCTCCGGAGCGCGGGGTCGTCGGCACCTACTACGCCACGTTGGGCGACGCGCCTCCCCGGCTGCGGGACATCGACCCGAACTACAACCTCATCTATCTCTTCTCGGCGGTCGGTGCTCCGGGCCGACCAGCCGGCACCCTGAGCTTCCGTCCCCCCAGCGACGTGAACGGAGCCTGGACGAACTGGGTGGCTGATCTCCAGCATGTCCGAGCGGTCCAGAAGCGCCGGGTGCTGCTGTCTGTAGGAGGCGCCGGGCATCCCCTGCGGTTGACCGACCGCGCAGTGTCCACGGCCTTCGTGAACAGCGTCGACCGGCTGTACGCCGCCTGGAAAGGCTTCGACGGCCTGGACCTCAACACTTTCGAGGGCGGCGCAGCGCCCAATACCCCGGAATTCATCTGGGTCGGCCGGGAGCTCAAGCGCCGTCATCCCGGGTTCCTGATCACCGCCCCTCCCGCTCCCTGGAACCCGGTCGACCAACGCTTCTGCGCCGCCATGCTCCGCGCCGGCGCCCTGGACTACTGCGCGCCGCAGTACTACGACGGCCCTGACCTGAACGATCCGGCGTACCTGCTCGGCAACATCCGGACCTGGACCGAGTTGCTGGGGCCCGAGCATGTGGTCGTGGGCTTCGGCGTCCACGGCGGCCTCAAGCACTACTGGACGGTGGACTCGGCCGCCGCCGCCTTCCAGCAGGTCAGGGCGCATTTTCCCGCAATCCGTGGGGTGTTCGGCTGGCGGCTGGACTGGGACGCACGGCAGGGGTATCCATTCGCCCGCAGGTTCGGCCCCCTGGTGCGGTGA
- a CDS encoding DUF5996 family protein, with protein MSSTSSNWPPLPLAPWQDTLDTVHLWTQIVGKIRLALTPWLNHSWHATLLLSTRGLTTGLMHHPQGTLEIEFDFLRHRLWMRTGSGEERFFSLEHRSVAGFYRALMAELEDLGVGVRIWPLPVELPDPLTPFPEHETHAAYDKEAVERYWRALTTVHRVFTLFRADFLGKASPVHFFWGAFDLAVTRFSGRPAPRHPGGAPNCADWVMEEAYSHELASAGFWPGTGLGEAAFYAYAYPEPPGFRSADAGAGARYQDTLGEFILPYEVVRTAEDPEAVLLAFLQKTYAAAATLAHWDREALEGGRSGKGRVSLPAPASD; from the coding sequence ATGTCTTCGACGTCATCCAACTGGCCCCCCCTTCCCCTGGCGCCCTGGCAGGACACCCTGGACACCGTCCACCTGTGGACCCAGATCGTCGGCAAGATCCGTCTGGCCCTGACGCCCTGGCTCAACCATTCCTGGCACGCCACCCTGCTGCTCAGTACGCGCGGCCTGACGACGGGCCTCATGCACCATCCGCAGGGCACGCTTGAAATCGAGTTCGATTTTCTGCGGCACAGGTTGTGGATGAGGACAGGGTCTGGGGAGGAGCGGTTCTTTTCCTTGGAACACCGGAGCGTCGCTGGCTTCTACCGTGCCCTGATGGCCGAGCTGGAGGACCTGGGAGTCGGGGTCCGGATCTGGCCTCTTCCCGTCGAACTGCCGGACCCGCTCACGCCTTTCCCCGAGCACGAGACGCACGCCGCGTACGACAAGGAGGCGGTCGAGCGGTACTGGCGCGCCCTCACCACCGTGCACCGGGTCTTCACTCTCTTCAGGGCGGACTTTCTGGGAAAGGCGAGTCCGGTGCATTTCTTCTGGGGAGCCTTCGACTTGGCCGTCACCCGTTTTTCGGGACGGCCCGCGCCCAGGCATCCCGGCGGGGCCCCCAACTGCGCGGACTGGGTCATGGAGGAAGCCTATTCTCACGAACTCGCGAGTGCCGGATTCTGGCCGGGAACGGGGTTGGGAGAGGCGGCCTTCTATGCCTACGCCTACCCCGAGCCGCCTGGATTCCGTAGTGCAGACGCCGGCGCGGGCGCGAGGTATCAGGACACGCTGGGCGAATTCATTCTTCCCTATGAGGTCGTACGGACAGCGGAAGACCCAGAGGCGGTCCTGTTGGCCTTTCTCCAGAAGACCTACGCGGCAGCCGCGACCCTCGCGCACTGGGACCGGGAAGCCCTGGAAGGGGGCCGCTCCGGTAAAGGGCGCGTAAGTCTTCCTGCTCCGGCGTCCGACTGA
- a CDS encoding NAD-binding protein: MRKATLREHLRYRFDNTMSRGPAAMIGWLFLLSVLMIVAVSVFVQLTRQVPLADDRPIGFGSLLWWNLMRALDSGAIGGDQGTPLFLATMFVMTLGGIFLVSMLIGVVTSGIEARLEELRKGRSFVAEEGHTLILGWSPHVFTILSELVTANANQRRPCVVILAEKDKVEMDDELRARLGSTGRTRVVCRTGSPLDLADLEIANPHAARAIIILAPEDDKADTSVIKGLLAITNNPKRRPAPYHIVAEIRDSQNVEAARLAGRDEASLVLVDDLISRIMVQTCRQSGLSVVYMDLLDFGGDEIYFAPPTAVVGQTFGQALFAFPDSALIGLNFADGRIVLNPPMDTVIAPGDRVIAISADDDTVRPQAGPFAFDEAAIQTPVRRPQQPERTLILGWNERAPTVIAELDRYVMPDSALSVVTDDPAALETLALLQDSLVNLSLETQLGDTTDRRTLDRLGPGAYDHIITLSSSDTLDVQQADGRTLVTLLHLRDMASRAEQDYSIVSEMLDVRNRELAQVTQADDFIVSDRLVSLLISQIAENAALKAVFDELFRAEGSEIYLKPAGDYVTLGTPLTFYTVLESARRRGEVAIGYRLKAEADLPAQAYGVHLNPVKSAALELSVHDRVIVLAEA, encoded by the coding sequence ATGAGAAAAGCGACCCTCCGCGAACACCTGCGCTACCGTTTCGACAACACGATGTCCCGGGGCCCGGCCGCCATGATCGGCTGGCTCTTCCTGCTCTCCGTCCTCATGATCGTCGCCGTGTCGGTGTTCGTGCAGCTCACGAGGCAGGTGCCGCTGGCGGACGACCGGCCCATCGGCTTCGGCAGCCTGCTGTGGTGGAACCTGATGCGCGCCCTGGATTCCGGCGCCATCGGCGGCGACCAGGGCACGCCGCTGTTTCTGGCCACCATGTTCGTGATGACTCTGGGCGGCATCTTCCTGGTCAGCATGCTGATCGGTGTGGTGACCAGCGGCATCGAGGCGCGGCTCGAAGAACTGCGCAAGGGCCGCTCCTTCGTGGCCGAAGAAGGGCATACGCTGATTCTGGGCTGGTCGCCGCACGTGTTCACCATTCTGTCCGAACTCGTGACGGCGAACGCCAACCAGCGCCGCCCCTGCGTGGTGATTCTGGCCGAGAAGGACAAGGTCGAAATGGACGACGAGCTGCGCGCCCGTCTGGGGTCGACCGGACGCACCCGCGTGGTGTGCCGCACCGGCAGTCCGCTTGACCTGGCCGATCTGGAGATCGCCAATCCGCACGCGGCCCGGGCGATCATCATTCTGGCCCCCGAGGACGACAAGGCGGACACCAGCGTCATCAAGGGGCTGCTGGCTATTACGAACAATCCCAAACGCCGCCCGGCGCCCTACCACATCGTGGCCGAGATCCGCGATTCCCAGAACGTCGAGGCCGCCCGCCTGGCTGGCCGTGACGAGGCGAGTCTCGTGCTCGTCGACGACCTGATCTCCCGCATCATGGTGCAGACCTGCCGCCAGTCCGGGCTGTCGGTCGTGTATATGGACCTGCTCGACTTCGGCGGCGACGAGATCTACTTCGCGCCGCCGACTGCCGTGGTAGGGCAGACCTTCGGGCAGGCCCTGTTCGCGTTCCCGGATTCCGCCCTGATCGGCCTGAACTTCGCCGACGGCCGCATCGTCCTGAACCCGCCGATGGACACGGTCATCGCGCCGGGCGACCGCGTCATCGCCATTTCGGCCGACGACGATACGGTCAGGCCCCAGGCAGGCCCGTTCGCGTTCGACGAGGCGGCCATTCAGACTCCGGTGCGCCGCCCCCAACAGCCCGAGCGCACCCTCATTCTTGGCTGGAACGAGCGGGCCCCGACGGTCATCGCCGAGCTCGACCGGTATGTCATGCCGGACTCGGCCCTGAGCGTGGTCACCGACGACCCGGCGGCGCTGGAGACGCTCGCCCTGCTTCAGGACTCGCTGGTGAACCTCTCGCTGGAAACGCAACTGGGCGACACGACCGACCGCCGGACGCTCGACCGGCTCGGCCCCGGCGCCTACGACCACATCATCACGCTGTCCTCCTCCGATACCCTCGACGTGCAGCAGGCGGACGGCCGCACCCTGGTCACGCTGCTGCACCTGCGCGACATGGCCAGCCGCGCCGAGCAGGACTACTCCATCGTCTCGGAGATGCTCGACGTCCGCAACCGCGAACTGGCGCAGGTCACGCAGGCCGACGACTTCATCGTCTCCGACCGTCTGGTCAGCCTGTTGATCTCGCAGATCGCCGAGAACGCTGCTCTGAAGGCGGTCTTCGACGAACTGTTCCGCGCCGAGGGTTCGGAGATATACCTGAAGCCTGCCGGCGACTACGTGACCCTGGGAACGCCCCTGACCTTCTACACCGTCCTCGAATCGGCGCGGCGACGGGGCGAGGTCGCCATCGGCTACCGCCTGAAGGCAGAGGCCGATCTGCCGGCCCAGGCCTACGGCGTTCACCTGAACCCGGTCAAATCCGCCGCACTGGAACTGTCGGTCCACGACCGCGTCATCGTGCTGGCCGAGGCCTGA
- a CDS encoding aldo/keto reductase, giving the protein MTIHTRALGCTGLHVTEIGYGAWGIGADMWKGAQDDESLSALRRYTELGGNFIDTAMGYGDGHSERLVGQVARAHPGTLVATKISPKNMQWPAAPQTSADEAYPGEHVIRMTEASLERLGLPTIDVQQFHVWNDAWVGQGDWQDAVAQLKRDGKIRHFGISVNDHQPSNAVKAVEAGVVETVQVIYNVFDQAPQDRLLDACLAHGVGVIVRVALDEGSLTGNITPDTTFPEGDWRNRYFGGQRKTELQTHLRAIERDLGIGTAQLPETALRFVLSHPAVSTVIVGMRSLHNVDRNMALGDGEGLPSSQVEQLHRHRWDRNWYEPAQEEERAGQ; this is encoded by the coding sequence ATGACCATTCATACGCGAGCTCTGGGCTGCACCGGCCTGCACGTCACGGAAATCGGCTACGGGGCCTGGGGGATCGGGGCCGACATGTGGAAGGGCGCGCAGGACGACGAAAGCCTGAGTGCCCTTCGCCGCTATACCGAACTGGGCGGCAACTTCATCGACACCGCCATGGGCTACGGTGACGGGCACAGCGAGCGGCTCGTGGGGCAGGTGGCCCGCGCCCACCCCGGTACCCTCGTCGCGACCAAGATCAGCCCCAAGAACATGCAGTGGCCCGCGGCGCCGCAGACGTCGGCCGACGAGGCCTACCCCGGCGAGCACGTCATCCGGATGACGGAAGCGAGCCTGGAGCGGCTGGGGCTGCCCACCATCGACGTGCAGCAGTTCCATGTGTGGAACGATGCCTGGGTGGGTCAGGGGGACTGGCAGGACGCCGTGGCCCAGCTCAAGCGCGACGGCAAGATCCGGCACTTCGGGATTTCGGTCAACGACCATCAGCCCAGTAACGCGGTCAAGGCTGTGGAAGCGGGCGTGGTGGAGACCGTGCAGGTGATCTACAACGTCTTCGACCAGGCGCCGCAGGACCGGCTGCTCGACGCCTGTCTGGCCCACGGCGTCGGCGTGATCGTGCGGGTGGCCCTCGATGAGGGGAGCCTGACCGGCAACATCACGCCGGACACCACCTTTCCCGAAGGTGACTGGCGCAACCGGTATTTCGGGGGCCAGCGCAAGACCGAGTTGCAGACCCACCTGCGCGCGATAGAGCGCGACCTCGGAATCGGGACGGCCCAGCTGCCGGAAACGGCGCTGAGGTTCGTGCTCAGCCACCCGGCGGTCAGTACGGTCATCGTGGGGATGCGGAGTCTGCACAATGTCGATCGCAATATGGCCCTGGGTGACGGAGAGGGCCTGCCCAGCTCGCAGGTCGAGCAGTTGCACCGCCACCGCTGGGACCGGAACTGGTACGAACCGGCCCAGGAAGAGGAGCGCGCGGGACAGTGA